The nucleotide window TCCTGACGGAACAGCGTATATTTAAATGCTTTTAATCTGTCGCTCACCATCGCCAGAAGCTGGGCATCGGTTTTACCGGTAAACACAGAGCTGTTTTTAAGCAGGGCATATTTGCTCTTAACGATTCTGGCCGCCGTTTCCCACTTACTTTGGTTATTCGTGAGATCTTTAATCACAGCATTTTTCTTTGTAAAGAAACTGAACACATCTGCCGCGACGTTGTTGGATACCGCAAGAATATACCGGAAGGGTGTTGAGTGATCCTCGGGAGGAAGCAGGTCGTCAATGATCAGTCCGCGCAGAGTAAGAGCAAGCAACTCCTGACGAACCAGCGTCATGGTAACGTCAGCGCTCGAATAACGTTTGCACTGCACAATACCCCGGCTCTCTTGATCAAGAGATAACAGGACATCAACGCCATTATCGGCACCATCATTTACCCGGCAGACATCATCATACCAGTTCCAATCGACTCCAGTGCCCTGCATATGCCGGAAAAGATCGGCAATCAATAACTCAAAATGTGAGGCATCAATGTTTCCGAAGGGAAGCTGGCCGCTGTCATGTTGATAGACATTTACCCCCCGGATTTGTTCCCTTAGAGGGTCATCATCAAGTCGTTGTAATGAATGGGCCATTTTATCATTCCGTTTTAAAAGAGGACCGTTCGTAATATTTTAGATCGCAAGTGATTAGTATTTTAAAATGCCAACTGAATAGGATCACATTTCAACTCGCTGGGCCCACTGTAAATAATTTACAGAGTAAAACCACCATCGCCCACTTGCACCTGAGCGTACCATTTCATCAGCACAGCGGTGCCTGGCTCCATAGTAATAGCTAGACGCTGAACTGGATCACTCAGATCAGTGTGGAAATTCCGATGAGCACGTAAGCGAGGGGAATTTGCGGCTTGCTCGCTTTGGTGTTTCAGGTCACTGATAGTAATTTGTTTCATATGAGCCTTTGTGATTTTGAACAGCTTACAGCAACCAGATTGCCGCAAGACGTTATACCATTCAACCGAAGTTGTCGCAGGGTTTGTCGTTTCAGCGCTGGCTGATAAATTCCCCGATCGTCGTGTTCCACTGCTCGCTGTTCTGTTGCTACTGATGGCGAGGCTAATGTGTCTGGTATTTTCGCCGGGTAGGCAGTGTCAACCTTGCTGCCTGCACAGGTATCGGAGCCATCTTCCCGCAGTCTCTCATCATCACCTTCTAGCACACACGAACACCTGCACAGGCCGGGAGGTTACTCTCTAAAGTGCAAGGTGGTGGATACATGATTGCTGCACTCATGCCATTAATTGCGAGGGATCCTTCGCGACAATGCGGTTTCACTGACCAGCGCATGGCTGGTAATGAGTGCGGGTGCCATCCTGTTGATTGTCATAGCCCTGAGTGCTAAACCCGTACAGTGAATGAGATACCAGAATTGAGGGTAGCGTTTAGGCCAGCCGTAATATAAATTCAGAATTAATTTCAGGCAATTAAGGGGGTGGATATGTCGCAGATTTTACCAGGCGTTGAGGTTTTGTTTGTCGCGGGTTTCGGGCCCATTTCGCGAAATACAGAGTCCAGTGCAGGGTTTTATGTCGAGACACTCGGATTGCCGCTTAAGCCAATGGAGGGTAACTGCGACTATCTTCTTGCCGAAGAAGGTATGTTGGAGGGGGTTAAACATTTTGCCGTCTGGCCGCTATCACAGGCTGCAACATCATGTTTTGGCGAGGAGCAGTGGCCAGCCGACCATCCGATACCGCAGGGATGGATTGAATATGAGGTACAGGATCTCGCTTCTGCTACCCGTATCCTGAGTGAAAAAGGCTATCGCCTGCTGGTGGCTAACCGCACCGAACCGTGGGGGCAAACCGTTACTCGCCTGCTTAGCCCTGAAGGCTTGCTTACCGGGTTGACGATCACACCGTGGCTACGGGGGTAAGTGGTGTTCGCTTCTGGCGCGAAGCAGACTTGCATGAGGAAATGTGAGATCTGTTTTGAGCGAGGGGCAAACATAAATTCTTGCAAGCCGATTGCGGTGCATTAAATTGCAGACGTAACGATAAACTGAACAACTTAGGATAGAATGCTCTTTGTAGGGACACAACGTGAACCGTTTGAGCAGCTAAAAAGTAAATTATTCATGAGTAGACGACTTAACAGAGATCATCGAACCAAAGTCAGAAATATTCCCCGACGCATAAAAGCTCTTAACCGTTGGGCTGGTACTTTTCACAACCTTGAACGTAGTGTTTTTTCAGAAGATGAGCATTACTGGAATTTCAAAATTCCAGTAGATATCAACCTCGTTCAGGGGAAATATAGCACGCTTAAAACCAAAGCAGCTTGTGCGCAAGCTTTGATTAATGCATGTTCAAACCTCATAACGGCCACTGCTGGTATGAATTACAGCCCTCGGATTACCGCTGTAGTATGTCTTCCGGATATGTTTACAAGTGAGGTCTGTCTTTATCGCTCCGAGGAATATTATCAAGGCTTCGTAACTGAAGGTCGTTCTGAAAATGGTGCTTCTGCTTTGATCAAAGATCGTAGCCTTGCTGCTGAGTGGGGACTCATTCTGCCAGCTAACGTACAGGAAATCGGTATCACACTCGAATACTATGGAAGCGAGGATCGTGATGAATGGTTCACAGGAGAACGCTGGTATTATGGTCAGGTTGCTTAGGTGTGTTGCATCCATAGGTTGAACTCACAGCAAAAAGCAGACGTACTCGTACCCTACTAATAACAATAGTTTCAGAAGTCTTACTAACGTTATATCAATGGTGTTAGGTATTTTTTCATGTAGAGGAAATAGATGTGAATAACTATGTAATCTTCATTAAAGGTGATGAGTCCAAAGTAATCGCTAAGAATCTATTGACGAGACATATTTCTAATGAACTGAAACATAAAGGATTTACTAGATATCCTTATACAATAGAAGCAGATAATGAAAAAGACGCCATTCAAATACTAAATAAACAAGGTCAAGAGCACCTAAACGCACTTTCTGAATACACAGGGAACATCTTTTTCTACTGTGCTGTTTTAGTTGCGGGATTGATGGTGGCACTCATTTTCTTCCGCTAATTTTTAAGAGACAGGCTGTCAATAAAAAAAATCAACAAACCTTGACAGAAATCACAGATAAGCGGAATGCTACCGAATAATTGCTGCCCTGGTTATCTCGAATGAGATATTCCTTCTTTCACTTTTGTAATGTCCGCTCCAGGCGCAGGGCTGCAGTTGCAGCCCTGACAATCTGAGACTTCAACAGATTCAGCTTGTTCAATACCGGGAATCAAATCCACCAAAAATCCTTTAATATCGTTTACTGACTGCCTGGTTCGCCTACCAAATGAACGTCTTTTTAACCCGTACGGAGGTGCGGAAGTACGGGATCCATATACAAGCGTAAATCACATATGTAATAACAGGCATCACCTGAGCAAAGTCCAGGGTGAGTTGCGGGAATATGTAAGAAGTGGCTACCCGATCAATTAGCATAAGAGTGACACTCGAAACAAGCAATGCACAATAAGCCAGGGGTAACTCTTTCTTTTTACGTAAAAACAGAGAAACAATATAAATGACAAAGAGCAGGAAAATTAAGTTAACCCCAGCAGCAATAAAGAGATAGATAGTCTGGGAGATCGGAAGACGACCTAACGTTCCCATGCCAGCACTTAAAGTTACTGCCAGAGAATTGAAGTAAGAGTAAGCGATAAACAGTATATTGATCAGTGGCAGATATAACAAACCGCCTATTTTACGATATCGTTTTTCCTCACACTCAGCACAATATTCAAGATGCTGCGGGATCTCCTTGTCACATGTAATACACGTCCATTTAAAAGAGGTGTCGTTCATTATTCATCCTTATTGATATGTTCGATCTTAGTGATGTGGCTTTACCCCAGAACAGAGTAAAGCTTCACCAATATCGGCTAACCATGCACTTTCTTTAGGGGTATTACCTGTTCAGGAAGGGAAAAATGGAGAGTACTGATAAACCGCCACCATCACTGAGAGACTCAATACCACGCTGATGATGAAATATGTTTTAAATGGTTGCTTTTGTGTTTTATGGCGAAAGAGCTGTTGACCCACAATCGCCCCCGGCCACCCCCCCATCAATCCAAACACCAGCAAAGTAGATTCTGGCACTCTGCGCCAGGCCTTACGCGCCGCCATTTTGTCTATGCCGTAAATCGTCAGTGTCAGTACGTTGACAAGCAGAAGCCACGTGACAAAGGGATACGACGTAAAAAGGCTCCCGAATGCCGCGAAGATCAGTAGCAGATAACAAAAGCGATTGAGATTCATATTATTAGTCACAGCAATTATCAGAATTGTATCGACACCGCATTATACGCAACATAAATGGCGGGAAGAACCCGCTGCCTGTCGCTTAGCCACGTGGAGGTGATGAACTAGCCGAGCATATCAAAGCGCGATTTTTGGAAATCTCCATATACCTCCGGATGGGTAAAGGCGGGGAATGTGGCTTTCTGAGCAGCGGATTTTAACGCTTCACAATATGCTTTATTACCATCACTGGTCGAAATATTTGAAGCAGTGCCATCCTGAGCAAACTCGATATGCAATCTGCATTTTTTCCCTTTCCAGCTTTGTGGTGCAACAAGTTTGGCATTAATAGCCGCTTTGATTGCCCGGGCCTGAGCGCCCCACTCATCCTGATCGTCCCAGCGGCCAGAACCGCAACTGCCCGTTGCCGTGGTTTTATGGCACCCGGAAGGATGTAACGGCGCACAACCCGCAGCTAAACCGGCCAGAGCAATCAGTATGAAGATTTTCTTTTCCATATGACGAAATCCCTCTCGTTTTGTCAGCTAACGTTTAGCCCCCTATCATATTTCAATTCGCGCCCCTGACCAGCTACCATTATTGAACCCGGCGACAGAAATACTCGTACCTGTTCGCTTAATCAGCCCGTTAGCCACGTCTGTCTGCGACCTGA belongs to Enterobacter cloacae and includes:
- a CDS encoding glyoxalase — its product is MSQILPGVEVLFVAGFGPISRNTESSAGFYVETLGLPLKPMEGNCDYLLAEEGMLEGVKHFAVWPLSQAATSCFGEEQWPADHPIPQGWIEYEVQDLASATRILSEKGYRLLVANRTEPWGQTVTRLLSPEGLLTGLTITPWLRG
- a CDS encoding cyanate transport translates to MNLNRFCYLLLIFAAFGSLFTSYPFVTWLLLVNVLTLTIYGIDKMAARKAWRRVPESTLLVFGLMGGWPGAIVGQQLFRHKTQKQPFKTYFIISVVLSLSVMVAVYQYSPFFPS